The stretch of DNA attattattattattattattattattattattattattattattattattattattatctttattatttACTCAAATTCGACAGTGGTTTACAGCTAACTGTCGTATTTGCCTTCCTAGTTCCCAATGTACATCAAGTCACTCTTTTCACTGTGATGTCATTTATAATTCGACAGTGGTTTACCCCATTGAATTTTTCTGGCAATTTCATCATTAAACATTGTCAGCACCACCATTATTCTTCTTGGTTTGGGTTTCGGGTTCGATGTTCGGATTCTCAGTCTTCTAATCCTCGGGGTTTTGGCTCTCAAGAtgattccaatgtaagaatgatcaTAGTTTTTAGTTAATTGCAATCCATTGTTCAAGTTTTAGAAGATTAGGTTTTAATTTTAGGAGAATGGTATATAAAAAAAAACCTAATTTGTTTAGATTTAGGAAAAGGGTAGAGTATggaaattttatgaaaaaaaagtatgtgaaagagtaaaaggcgtatgtgaaagagcaacaCCGATTACAATAATACACCGGGTGCCACTCAACTTGAGTAACAACCGATGTCGCCATCtcattttcttttcatttttataattttagttAAAATTTAAAATCACTGTATACTAGATATATGTTTGAGCAAATGTATGTAAATAAAGTGAATGGATGAAATGTAAGTGTATGGGCATATATTGAGAAACCGACTTTTAAAAGACGTTCTAGAACTTGATATCTTCGAAAATAAAATGAGATAAATTAGTGATAGTGATGGAAGTATAAACACGGGCATATATGCGATTCATTTGTCACAAGAAGTTATCATGTTTCGCATCTAGGTGGAATTACGTACACCGTGGCGAACGAAACAAAGATTCTCCGAGCAACTTATTAGTCGTGGACGGTGGGAGCTTGACTGGTCTACGTAATTACTTTCTTCGTCCCGATTAATTATTGTCCATTAATTTTGACACAAAGGAGGAAAAAGGAAGAGACCAATTACTAAATAACAAGTGGAACGAATTGGGTGTGAAttatcaaattgttcatcaagttcattattaaaataaaaagaataaaatTGACCGAGACACCACAATATAGAAAAAGACAACAAATAGCCGGAACAAAAGGGATAGTTAATTACTGTATGATTTAAATCATTTTACTATTATTTATTGGGTTTTTCTAatctatgcccactaggcatatgataagaaaacaaaaaaggaaataaTTAAATGACGTTTTTCTGGAAAATTGGAATAtcctactccctcctattctaaataactctccctatttcttttttcgtctattcacaatactctccccatttccttatttggtaaacttttatacttattttaatcactcaccccacaacaataccccacaatactcatactttatcttattttaatcaacttaccctacaataatacttattttaatcaccttaccccacaacaatacttattttaatcacataaTACTTTCCCTCTCTCCAATTTCCTACCCCATTACAATACTTTATCATATAATACTCCCCTCCCTTAAATCCCGTACCCTCCATGAAAGGGAGAGTTATtaaaaataggagggagtattactttTACTTTTCTTTACAATAAATACATTTAATTATTTTCTTTTTGATTTCCTTATCCTATAcctaatcaatactatatattaaatccagaaaccaagggacttcaatgtaattaaagaaagttatacaaattaattatactatatagttttaaatcactagcaccgtgtgatggacccaattaagggatctcaatgcaaatattatatagtttgggttaaaattaaattatatagaaacttggtaattttcctaaacatttttaAGAGACTAAAAtatgatcaatttccttaaaataaattaattaattaagatgatcaatttacttaaaataaaataattaattaaaaaggtcaatttcaaggagactaaaagaaaaaacatgtttggtaattttcctaaatatttatagaaaaaggccaatttccttaaaataaaataattaattagtataaacatgcacacttatgatattaattattattatcataaaattatatattaaatttaaaatctatgcaattttataatttcgtcagtaaagaaaagaattgtagtaaattttataatttcgtcagtaaaaaaaATAAtcacaatattatcagcgagattagtgaaagtggtagaaacaacaacgggagtagtgaaataatcaatattaatgcggcaatagtgaaagtaacaataattacggcgggagtagtgaaattatcaatattaatgcggcagtagtgacaataacaataattacggcgggagtagtgagagtaacaatgattacgggcaagtagtgaaattttattactattatttcattaatacgAGTAAAagattaatagcgggagtagtgaatttgtctcaaaatttattttatcgtaattttaggatatgttatagaaaaatatattaatgataaatttatgggttatgcaactttaaataattttatttaatgaaaaaaaattaatggtaagtagaggtagcccgggcgaagccgggcaccaatactagtggATATAAATTAGAAAAACCGTTATTTAAATCCTTTTATTATAGATAGAAAGTCTCAGCCTTAAAATTGACAAGGCCCCGCCGCCGCTTTGTGGATTGGAACTCTAGAAGATTTCATCCAAACATTAAGTTAGGTTATGTGTCCCGATATTTTATTTGTCTATTTCATTTTagtatgtcttaattaattttaattgaATTATCTACATTTAATTTGGTTCACTTGACATAATTGACCCCCCACCCCCCTTCCCTTTTTTATCTTTATACCAAAAGTAAGGCACCTCTTTTTTTAtattgggatattctctcgtgtacccctcaactttttcattttctatgatatacccctcttttcatgcaaaaaaaactttgaccgtcaataactcttggctacaagttcagaatacgataaaatttttttccaaatagaccgtctttaagaggtcttccgtttgaaaaaaaattcaccgacgtctcaactcgtaatcgggaattatggtcggtcaaagtttattcgttaaaaaatgtttgccaaccataactaccggctaagagttcaaaaagcggtgattttttttttcaaattgaaggcctttatgagataattggtttggaaaaaaattaccgttttctaAACTTGTAatagagaattattgtcggtccaAGTTTTTTTGCgaaaaacgaggggtacaccatagaaaacgaaaaagttcaggggtacacgagagaataccCCTTTTATATTTGTACCAAAACTAAACACAAATAACAGTATACCTCCAGTGGTACAATATGatcatacaaccaagttatatcttatcgagcttatgtgtactttttttgagctttcttaaagttaattttttttatgtttaagtgggTGAGTTCAGAAAGTTTATGGtatagctcgacttctttaaaacaaaactcgaaaactttattatatagctcggGTTCTAGAGCATACAACTGGGTACAACTGGTTGTAAGATCTATTAACTAAAACTAAAGGCACAAAAAAATGACCAGGGAAAAgatgtaattcttttttttttttttgtctttgtaCCTGATTCAAAGTTTAGACAGTTCTGATTTATAGATTTATAGAGTAGAAACAAAAAATTAGGCCATTATAAACTGTTCAAAAAATACAATATTGCTCAAAACCTATACATATAATATAATTTTAGTCAAAAATTAAAACATAACTTATAACATTTAAAAGCTATGAATAAATACTTATAAACTCAATTACGTAATAAACAGTGATATAATACATCATACACATGAGCTCAACTACAAATTAAATTTGAAGTAAATATTACGAGTATAATGTACAGAGGTTATttatatcacaaattctcatttgtgacagaGAGTATCTGGTCAAATAAAAAACAGTAAGTTTTATTGAATGCagacatatccgtcacaaactgaaGACGGATCAAGTAATACCCAAGtcggtagataagacaaaagtagaATGCGCAGAGAGTAGCATTTTGCTTTTGTCATATCTTCCCACTTGACTATTACTTGACTCGTCTTCCGCTTGTGGTGGATATGCCCgtttcaatgagaatttgtgaataaaAAAAATTAGGCTTCATATCAAATAAAACAGGTATTTCCATCAATCCGACACAATGGCCTGCTGGCCTGGCACTATAGTTCAGTTTCTTCCCAGTTTTGCGTTGGCCCCTTTAATTGCCCCCACAATTTCCGACATCGATGGACGAGCTTCTGGTTCATCACTCAAGCACGAGATTGCAAGCTTCCCAATCCTCTCTATATCCTTCCCATTTTTCCTCATTTCATCGCCCAATTGCCTGACCAACCCGGGCAACTGATTCGTCTGGATTTTAAAGCTCACAAGACGAGAATAGCGCTTCCCAAATAATATTTCAAGTACCACAACTCCAAAGCTGTAGACATCAACTTTCTCCGTTATTTTCCTAATACCCTttgaagagtttaggattcaagtacctaagaggagagggggtgaattaggtactattttaaaaatttcaacttagtctttattgaattaaagcaagTTGGTTGATAATGTGAAGAACAAATGGATACATCAAGTAATATTGATTCATTAAGAGTGTATCACGATGTTTAAGAAGATTGCGATAAAGGCAACATTGATCCGATCCGTTGCTTGTATGTCTTAGCTCATAAGAGAAGGCTATCGACCAAAAGCAACAAAGATGTCGATCGTTGTTAAATAAAACGTGGATTAACAATCGAGTAATGAAAATGCAGCGGAAATTAAAATAAGAAAGATTAACACGAtgcttttgaattggttcggccaactcctaaaggcctacgtccaatcttcttttattaataagtttaagtgatctAGTCCGACTACTTAGACACTTACaaataaaaggaccaacaacctactccggttgcgacacaagtctcaagactactccgtctagaaACTTAAGACTCTTACTAGAATGATTACAAAGATCAAGTTTCCTTAAACTGATTCtatgaaagaattgataaggacaacTTATAGATCAATCGATTCTAGGCAATAGAACGTAATACTTAAGGCAACGGTAGTGAAGACTGTTGCCACTGGAAGACTTAGAAATATTTTGCAAATGAAGTAAAAAGCTTTGAGTTCTTAAAAACAAGTTTGCAAAACACTTTGAAAATTCTCTGGAAAAAGTCTTGAGAAAATGAAGGAGAAGAGTGCTCCTTTTATAGGGAAGCAAACTAGGGTTTAGAAGTCAAGACATGAGGTAGAAAACAAATAATTTTGACTTGCCCAAGTTTGCACAAAATAGAGCATTCTTCCAAAGGTTAAAGAAGAAAAGGAGCCTTGTTACTATCTTGAAAGGGCCTTTGAAAATCAGTCAAGGTAAGATGGACAATCAAGTGAGGACATTTTAGAGGAACAAATTTGGAAAGAAACAAGTTCTTCTTTCTAAAAATCATGATGAAAATTATTGCCACTTTGAGTTAAGACCTTTTGAAAGATGCCAATAGAATATCCTTTTCTAAAACAATAACCTTTTACAAGATTCAAATATCAGAAATGTGTATTTCATAATAGAAGTTTATATTTTCGAAATATGAATATTTTGAAAATGAAGACTTCTTCCAAGTGACACGAGTTGAAGCAACGGTCTGACTGACTGTTGCCTTAGTAAGCAGACTGTTGTTCAACAACAGTCTTGCTTACTGTTGCCTTAGTACTACACCCTTTTACCTATACATAAGTGACTCATTATTACAACACAATCCTTGGGTAGCTTGTTCAACACGTTTTGACCACAATCACTTGATAATCACTTGATTCGGAGGTTGGACTAAATCCTGAAATAAAACATCTTAAGGCAAGATTAGAGTGggtttgtcatcatcaacaaaagtGTTCTAACACCCTTCACAATCTCCGGGGCTGCATACCCGAGGGTTCCACATGCACAGCATGCGGTTGAAGTGCTACTTTGATCCCTTTCTAGTAGCTTTGATATCCCGAAATCACACAGCTTGGCGTTCTTTTTATCATCTAGAAGCACATTAGCGGGTTTCAAATCGCGATGTAAAATCTTCTTCTCGCAATTCTCGTGTAGGTACGCTAGCCCTTCAGCAATGGCTAAGACTATTCTCTTCTTTTCAAGCCAAGAGAGCATCTTTTCGGGATTAGTCCCGAAAATCCAACTCTCAAGTGGACCGTTACTCATGTACTCGTACACTAACAACTTATGCTCGTCTTCAACACAATACCCGATCAACTTCACCAAATTAAAATGACTTATTCGACCTAAGGCCTCGACCTCGTTCTTGAAGTCATCAACTGTGCTATGTAACTGGTTCAACCGTTTCCCCGCAACAAGTGTTTCATTCATCAGGCCTTTATATACTCGACCGAATCCACCCTTTCCAATTACATTTTCAGAATCGAAATTGTTGGAGAGAGTGAAGATATTGTGGGGGTAATATTGTAGAtggagtgattaaaataagtattgttgttgggtgatgtgattaaaataagtataaaactttaccaaaaatggaaataaggagagtattgtgaatagacgaaaaaggaaagggggagagttattgagaataggagggagtatatttcaCGCTACTActagtagacctggcaaaagcaacccgactcGATTTACCCGTCCCGAAAAAACTGACACGAGACCtgaagtgacccgaactacatcacccgaatgtgacccgaaaacccgaattgaccccgacccgacccgacccgaacatgacttCTTAACCCGTACTGGCCcggcccgaaaatgacccgatccgaaaccaccaaacccgaaaatgacccgacaaaatataaatctaattgaaccgaaaagacttgaaatgactatttctctgttattcattgacccgaaaatgacccgatccgaaacaaCACGACCCGCTTAACTCGAAACAGATccgacaacaaacccgaaacagacccaAAACCCGAAAAGACCCatcccgacccgaattaacccgaactcAACGAGAGACCTGAATTGgcctgacccgaacccgacccgttgaccagttttgccaggtctagctaCTAGCAAGATTGAATCTACCTTGACAAGACGACCAAGACAGAATCAAAAGAGTAGTCCAAGATTGACACCAGgcaggagaggacaacggtcataTATAAAGTCAATATTTGACAAAGTCAAGAATAATTGTataagattattagcttagtgcATTTATATGGTAACTAAGAGAGAAATTATGATGAAGATTTGGTCATAAAGAGGATGCATTAATCGGGTAATAAAGTAAATTCAAGAAGGCAATCAATGACGTCATTAATGGAGAATTTTGGCTCTTAAATGGTGAACATTATTCTACCGTTCAGGAAAGCTATATAAGAAACAACAAGGATCATTTGAAGACATTATCGTCTCACACATTACAAGCTACATACACAATCACATGCATTCGAGAATTACAATACTTAGAGCAAAATACTATATTGTGATCATCATACTTATACTCTCTCAAATTATAGTGAAATTCTCTCCTCGACATTCACAATCCCACTTGCTTCAACACTCGACATCTCTGCAATGTATGGTCTTCGCATGCGAAcctgctctaataccacttgtcaCGCTTTGGTTACTTTGACACTAGAAAACCAAGCTCGTGTGCCACTTAACTCGCACCTCTTTGCAAGCTAAGTCAGGCAACCTCTTTGCAACGGAATATTATAAGTTTTATAGAGGCTAAATGTCGGATAAGAAGGCTAGACACTAAGTGTGGAAAGGTTACACACGTATATTACACTTCAATGTTTGATAGAATTAAAGGCTTGGATACAATGTTTGGTGTGTGTGTTTAGTAGGATGTTTGGTGTGTGTGTAGTAGGCTTGGAAGCCAAAGCGTGCTACCCTTTGTTATACCCAATCTAAAGTTAGCTATACAATTTCCACACATTTTCTAGGCAATTTTAATTTAAATTAGGGTCTCGGATCAAAAGATGAGACTCCATACGCGTACACGCATCGCCCACGCGTACACGCATCGCCCATGCTTAGACATATTTTCGTAATTCGTAACATCTGAACAATTCTAGTTATACAATTGTTTATACACAAAAGTAACAAACAAAATGAAAGACCAATTCAATAACAAGAGTAGGCAACAATGTCGACCTAAGTGGTAGATGGATCAAAGCTTGGGGTCAACAGTCAATTATATTATAATCTAGTTGTTTTAATTATAATATTGCTAAAACCTATACTCTAATCTGTTGCTTTCTTCATATAATCACGTTACTTTGGTCTATTCCTTCTTGAATTTTCCGTCTTATTGCTAATTTTTAATTAGTTTATTGATAATAGTCCACAAGTAGTGTAGACAATCTCAAAAATTGGAAGCTACATTAGTGATTACTGATTAGTACTTGAAAACTACATTTTTTACCATAAAAATGTTATCATTTACAAATGATTACATCTGATCATATAAATGGTCACACAAGTCTGTCTGAAAAGAATAAACTATCTGAAATGAGACCTACTGATCATTTTCAAGTTACTTAACTTTGTGTAATTAACCTATTTATATCCACCAGGCCCGGCCCAAGTCAGGCGGGCCGGGTCCGGGTTAGCAAGGCCGACCCGCACTAATAACCACCCCTAATTGGGATCCTCTTTATTTTCGTTTCTTTCCATATCCTTTTATCAGAGCGGAGCATGTAGATTATATGTCGAataatttatggtcataaacTCATAATTCCACGCAATGGATAATTAGAAGAGCGTAAAATAATATCCTATAAAGTATATATAGTTACTAGTCTAATGGATACGAAATAGGGACAAGAGAAAATGAAGAGAACTAACACGAATTACACCATCATTTCCCCAGTCCCTTATAAATAATCAAATCTGGTTGTAGATACACTCTAAAAGAGGTTATTTAAGGACGATTAATAATCGAGTCATATGACTCGAGTTCCTGTACTTAACActtcaacaaaaacaaaacatgtaAAATCAACAAAATTTGCAAAATCCTGATCAAAACAATAAATGCAGGACGAAGATGCTATAGTTCAGTTTCTTCCGAGTTTTGCGTCGGCCCCTTTGATTGCACCCACAATATCTGACATTGATGGACGAGCTTCTGGTTTATCACTTAAGCACGAGATAGCAAGCTCCCCAATCCTCTCTATATCCTTCCCGTTTTTCCTCATTTCATCGTCCAATTTCCTAATCAACCCCGGCAACTGACTCGCCTCGAGATTAGTTTGATTCGAGCTCACGAGACGATAATATCGCTTCCCAAACACCACTTCAAGTACCACAATTCCAAAACTATAAACATCAACTTTCTCTGATATTTTCCTAATACCCTTGACAATCTCCGGGGCTAGATACCCGCGGGTTCCGCAGCATACGGTTGAAGTGCTACTCTGATCCCTTTCTAGTAGCTTTGATATCCCGAAATCACACAACTTGGCATTCTTATTGTCGTCTAGAAGCACATTCGCGGGTTTCAAATCACGATGTAAAATCTTCTTCTCGCAATTCTCATGTAGGTACACTAGCCCTTCAGCAATGCCTAAGATTATTCTCTTCTTTTCAAGCCAAGAGAGCGTGTTTTTGGGATTAGTCCCGAAAATCCAACTCTCAAGTGGACCGTTCTTCATATACTCGTACACTAACAACTTATGCTCGTCTTCAACACAATACCCGATCAACTTCACCAAATTAAAATGACTTGTTCGACCTAAGGCCTCAACCTCGTTCCTATAATCATCAATTCTTCTATGTGACCGGTTCAACCGTTTCACCGCAACAGGTGTTCCATTCATCACGCCTTTATATACCTTACCAAATCCACCCTTTCCAATTACATTTACATAATCGAAATTGTTGGTCATTAATTTTACTTTACTATAACAGAATTTTTTTAACGAAAAGACTTGCTCGTCGAATACTTGCTGGGGCTGCTTTCCTGCTGCCTTGTTGTTCCAATTACGTtccttttttttggattttttcttTACGACTTGGATCCAAGGGTGTTGTTCCAAATCttctatttgttcttgttctttgacTTCTTTCTTTACATCATTGACTTGGATCGGGTGTTGTCCCAACGACACTTCCATATTTTCGGGTTTTTTCTTTACATATTTGCGTTGACCCGGTTGAGGTCCTTCGACTACTTCCTTCAGGAATTGCTGCTTTCCATCCGCGTCTAGTTGGACCCTTGTAACTTTTTCCGGCAGCTTTCGTACCGCCATAAAAATGTCATGTTGTTTAACCACATGTTCCAAGGATGTGGTAACTGATCTTTGACTATCCCTCCGGTTGTGCCATCGTAGACAAACAACCAAACCCAAAATTATAATCACAACTATAATCATAAACCCAACGACCGTGCGTCCGTGCCCACGTTGGGCTTTTCTTCAGACGGCGGATAACTAGATGGTGCAGGACTCACAACCACCGCCCGAAGACCTTACAACGATGACGATTCAATGAAAAAATGTCAATGCTAAGGAATTTATTTGCCACAATAGAAAAATAAGGAATTGGATGTGTGAATTTGTTATTGTCAAAGCtaacataaactaaattaggCAAAGAAGCAAAGGAACTAAGGAAGGAACTAAGGAAGGTACTAGGGATAATTCATTGATGAGCTATGCTAGCAAAATATACTTCCCGTCCGTCCCGATCAATTGTTATCCTtcgattttggcacaaagaccaagaaaaaagGAGGGAGTtaattataagatgacaagtggaTCAAATCGAAAGTAAAAGattaaattgttcatcaaatgtattcctaaaatagaaaggaaaacaattgactgagacatcaaaaaaacaacaacaaataacaGAACAAAGGGtgtaatatttatatatttttttggtTAAAGGGATGTAATATTTATATGTCATCATAATAAAGAGTACGATAATTTTGGAATATGTgtcatcaacaatagtgcgatcaaatAATTTAATATCACAATTAAATCTCATGTTAATTATATAGTCAaatgatcatcattaatcggtaatgattgactaactagagtttgacattactgtcgtttgacggaggtgatcagttgatcccttaaggtcacacctaaaggacaatttccttaatagacaaattaattaattgtatgacgatacaagttaatcaattccttaaaattgaacaattcatttgttaGAGAGAATacttatatcttattgtaatgggattaaataagatttattttaataattaaaatatcttattactaaaattgattattgtttgtgaaacaatagagataagaatgaatggttaattataattacaagatgttgtgaattataattatatgacccattttatttatgtgatcaaatatcactagtcaatttattgtacgtgatttaattaatttataaaatgatatttatttgataaatatgcattaaattaactaataacatgtaacatactacatgtgacatattgtgtgacaaatgacaaattgacaaaataaaatggtagtccattttaagtgaaATGGACCGAAATCATGGAGGGTGAAGGGTGTgaggatgatattattttatgaaATAAAGCAAGCATCATCATAGCTAGTgcatactagcttacacacctaataTATTAAGAAGACCAAAAGTAAAAGGAAGATGCCAATTTTTGGCACCTAGCCCTTGCCCCAACCGGTTTTCGCCTCCTCTTTTCCTTAAGAGATTTGTTCACTactcaattcattcattcattttacaTGCTATTTGGCTATTCTCTCCtacttctctctaaaacaagctTTTAGAAATATTAATTTGTTCACCTAATATTATAACAACCAttggattactagtgtagtaataaacataatattggaatcattttaaggaatcataatacactaatctagttaattaatatattatttttgagggatttgtcttgggtgcaatcaaaggagaatctctacattgggatttttggaggatcatccaccattttaagctcaagaacaaataaggaaggtgaccttatttgtgcccattatttcgaaccatataacaatgtaagggacattgtttttcctattaatctcttattttgttatgcatgcactagatctaaagaacaaatattaagaagttaattagttcactattagaagagtctaataataggtgtatgaacctaacaagtggtattagagcataggatgttacatgcataatcggtttggtttttccgagttaaaggtaacttaattaaaactaaaaatttgtgatttataagagtaagtcacgaaatcatgatgcatattatatattctcgtcctaaaatgttttaggtcatttttatgatttattgttcatttttatgatttttagtgaaataattacatttttatgagtaaaatgaagttttattcactaaaataagttaaccttcactactggcagTGATTTTTAGTAtgatctcacatgtatattttatgTATTATATGTAAAGTTTCATATTAATgggattaatatttcatgatttatgatttttatgtgataaaaatggcataaatggaggttaaatgactaaaattggttaaacttagtttctgaccttgaaaattctatatgacctcacatgcatattttaattattatttgtaaaatatcatattaatttgattagtaatgcatgatttatgatttttatgagataaaaatggattaagagaggtaaaatggttaaatatagttaaacttcgaactaGGCCATTAGattttaatatattgtcacatgcatgatttatacactgtatgtaaattgtgagatgaaataatttcatattgcatgatttatgaatttttagtgtaaaaatggcataaatagtgactattttagcataaatagctaaaacgacttgcatggtatgagaaaattattttaggttgcattaatatcctacttatcatatctaaagttgtaaaatttattggattaatttttggatactttagatgttttatgagataaaactgataaattgcaactatattttctcgaaataaattcgaaaattttaaccatgatttttgacattattagtgtcatgaaattattccagaatgttcaaaaatttaaaatttaaaattcaaattttgaaattattgtaatttaatttggatttattgtcaaaaatgagcataaaattaaatcaagttgaattattgtcaaaaattgagtgatgagtaattt from Silene latifolia isolate original U9 population chromosome 10, ASM4854445v1, whole genome shotgun sequence encodes:
- the LOC141607214 gene encoding cysteine-rich receptor-like protein kinase 44, whose translation is MAVRKLPEKVTRVQLDADGKQQFLKEVVEGPQPGQRKYVKKKPENMEVSLGQHPIQVNDVKKEVKEQEQIEDLEQHPWIQVVKKKSKKKERNWNNKAAGKQPQQVFDEQVFSLKKFCYSKVKLMTNNFDYVNVIGKGGFGKVYKGVMNGTPVAVKRLNRSHRRIDDYRNEVEALGRTSHFNLVKLIGYCVEDEHKLLVYEYMKNGPLESWIFGTNPKNTLSWLEKKRIILGIAEGLVYLHENCEKKILHRDLKPANVLLDDNKNAKLCDFGISKLLERDQSSTSTVCCGTRGYLAPEIVKGIRKISEKVDVYSFGIVVLEVVFGKRYYRLVSSNQTNLEASQLPGLIRKLDDEMRKNGKDIERIGELAISCLSDKPEARPSMSDIVGAIKGADAKLGRN